CCGTTGTGATAAAAGGGTGTGTCGACTTATCCCCCAATGCTTTAGGGTGTGGACGCAATGAGAGCATTCCTTTTGAATCCACTCTTAAGGCCTCCTTTTCCAGCCCAAACAATCCTTGAATCAACACATTAGGCAACTGTTTCTCCAAATCAATTAGCCACTGTTTCATCATCTGTTATTTTTTTATTAAAAACATAAAACACCATCCCCGTTAACACCAATCCCTTTAAAACACTTGTAATGGAGATACTCCACCAAATTCCCATTAATCCATATGAGAAAGAGAAAGCCATTACATAAGCTAAAGGTATTCTTAAAGAGGTTAATAAGATACTATTTACTGGAGGAATAACCGTCCTTCCGAGTCCATTTAATGTACCCATACCAATCATTTCTGCGGTCATAAACACCTGTGAAATTCCAATAATACGAAGGTAAAGAGCCCCGCCTTGAACAACAGAAGGACTATCCACAAAAATACGTATTAACATCTCTGGAATAGAAAGGAAAATAATCGTCAAAAAAACTCCCATACATGCAGCTAACAATAGAGCTTGACGATAAGTTTGCTTTATTTCATGATATTTTTTTGCACCACACAATTGACCAACAATAACTGTCGAAGCTTGTGATATCCCAGCAACTAGAGTAAAAGTAATAGATTCAATCTGTATTCCTATCTTCTGTATTGCGATTGCATCTGTTCCAAAAGAGGCAATAAAACGCCCCATCACAATATATATCAATCCAAAGATCACTCTTTGTAATGCGGTAGGAAAACCCAACGACACAATACTCTTCAAACACTTGCCCCCTTCTTGGGAGATATTTACTTTCATGTAAGCGTTTTTATGAACCTCTCTAAAAAGAAATATAAGTGTTATGGCTTTAGAAATAAGCGTTGCAATTATTGCACCTTGTACCCCCATATTGAATTTAAAGATCAGTAAAGGGTCAAGAACAATATTGAGAATAAAACCAATCGAGTTAATTTTAAAAGACTTCTTAGTCTGTTTATAGCTATTCAGAATACTGATAAACAGTAAATTAATCAATGTTATAACAGAACCCCAAGCACCGATAGAAAGATATTGACTAGCAGCTATATTCACCCATTCGCTCTTCATTGCAAAAGTGGAGATCCAAAAAGTGGAACTACTTCCCATAGTGACGGAGAAGATTACTGCTAAAATAGCGATACCTAAGAAACCACTTTTAGCTACAATCTTAGCATAACGCTCTTTCTTAGCACCAATAGCTTGTGAAAGCTTCACATTTACACCAACAGTAACCATCGAAGCCATTGCCCAACCAAGGTTCAGAAAAAAACCAGCCGAACCAACTGCTGCAACAGAATCGGCACCAAGTTTTCCTACCCAAATCATATCAATGAAGTTGTAAGTCAACTGAAGCAGTTGGGAACCAACCATTGGCAATGCTAGAGTAAGCAAAGATTTGAGAGCCTCTCTATCTTTGCCTTTTTTATAAATCATAAATCAATTCTCATTAACACTAATCATTCGCAAATATACGAACAAGATTTCCGAACACAAATACCCCTCTACTTATTAGGATTTATTAATATTACCAAACAACTCATATCACAACAACAAGACAGCAATACTTATGTTATACAAAGACAC
The Prolixibacteraceae bacterium DNA segment above includes these coding regions:
- a CDS encoding MATE family efflux transporter; translation: MIYKKGKDREALKSLLTLALPMVGSQLLQLTYNFIDMIWVGKLGADSVAAVGSAGFFLNLGWAMASMVTVGVNVKLSQAIGAKKERYAKIVAKSGFLGIAILAVIFSVTMGSSSTFWISTFAMKSEWVNIAASQYLSIGAWGSVITLINLLFISILNSYKQTKKSFKINSIGFILNIVLDPLLIFKFNMGVQGAIIATLISKAITLIFLFREVHKNAYMKVNISQEGGKCLKSIVSLGFPTALQRVIFGLIYIVMGRFIASFGTDAIAIQKIGIQIESITFTLVAGISQASTVIVGQLCGAKKYHEIKQTYRQALLLAACMGVFLTIIFLSIPEMLIRIFVDSPSVVQGGALYLRIIGISQVFMTAEMIGMGTLNGLGRTVIPPVNSILLTSLRIPLAYVMAFSFSYGLMGIWWSISITSVLKGLVLTGMVFYVFNKKITDDETVAN